One region of Pedococcus aerophilus genomic DNA includes:
- a CDS encoding DMT family transporter, giving the protein MAARSKGVGLWLALASAATFGSSGPFAKSLLVEGWSSGAIVLLRVAGATLVLAVPTVLALRGRWHLVRENLGAVLAYGAVAVAGCQVAYFYAVQRLDVGVALLLEYLGVVLVVLFVWARTRRAPSALTGLGVVLAIGGLVLVLDLGGQAAPDLVGVGWGLLAAAGLATFFVLAAEESHLPPVALAGLGMGAGAVALGLLGAVGILPMHFVATDVVLRGAQVPWWVAIGELALVAAAAAYLLGVTAARILGSTVASFVGLTEVLFAVLFAWVLLGELPGVVQLLGGVCIVGGVVAVRVGELRRERSARATAAADDADFPLPAGVA; this is encoded by the coding sequence ATGGCGGCTCGGTCGAAGGGTGTCGGCCTGTGGCTCGCGCTCGCATCGGCGGCGACGTTCGGCAGCAGCGGCCCGTTCGCCAAGTCGCTGCTCGTCGAGGGTTGGAGCTCCGGGGCCATCGTGCTCCTGCGGGTCGCCGGCGCGACGCTGGTCCTCGCCGTGCCGACGGTGCTCGCCCTGCGCGGCCGGTGGCACCTCGTGCGCGAGAACCTCGGCGCCGTCCTCGCGTACGGCGCCGTGGCGGTCGCCGGCTGCCAGGTCGCCTACTTCTACGCGGTGCAGCGCCTCGACGTCGGGGTCGCTCTGCTCCTCGAGTACCTCGGGGTGGTCCTCGTCGTCCTCTTCGTCTGGGCCCGCACCCGCCGCGCACCCAGCGCCCTCACCGGCCTCGGCGTGGTGCTGGCCATCGGGGGCCTGGTGCTCGTGCTCGACCTCGGTGGCCAGGCCGCGCCGGACCTCGTCGGCGTGGGCTGGGGACTGCTGGCTGCGGCTGGACTGGCCACCTTCTTCGTCCTCGCGGCCGAGGAGAGCCACCTTCCGCCGGTTGCGCTCGCCGGGCTCGGCATGGGCGCCGGTGCCGTGGCCCTCGGCCTGCTCGGTGCGGTCGGGATCCTGCCCATGCACTTCGTCGCCACGGACGTCGTGCTGCGCGGTGCGCAGGTCCCCTGGTGGGTCGCCATCGGTGAGCTGGCCCTGGTGGCCGCCGCGGCGGCATACCTCCTCGGGGTCACGGCCGCGCGCATCCTCGGCTCCACGGTCGCGTCGTTCGTGGGGCTGACCGAGGTGCTCTTCGCGGTGCTCTTCGCGTGGGTCCTGCTCGGGGAGCTGCCCGGCGTCGTGCAGCTGCTCGGAGGCGTCTGCATCGTCGGGGGAGTGGTGGCCGTCCGGGTGGGCGAGCTGCGCCGCGAACGCTCGGCGCGGGCCACCGCCGCAGCCGACGACGCGGATTTCCCTCTGCCCGCAGGCGTCGCCTAG
- a CDS encoding CGNR zinc finger domain-containing protein, translating into MLFAHDTEAALRGCAALVNTAQTLPTDTDDLQTLDELDAFVQEWQWTGSRAHDAAELEAVRALRPRLRELWAVDTEGAVELVNALLAEADALPQLVRHDGWSWHLHATPPEAPLATRMAVEAAMAMVDVLRADELERLRTCAADDCEDVVVDLSKNRSKRYCDGGCGNRANVAAYRARKAATD; encoded by the coding sequence ATGCTGTTCGCCCATGACACCGAGGCGGCCCTGCGGGGGTGCGCCGCGCTGGTCAACACGGCGCAGACGCTGCCCACGGACACCGACGACCTGCAGACCCTCGACGAGCTCGATGCGTTCGTGCAGGAGTGGCAGTGGACAGGGTCGAGGGCCCACGACGCGGCTGAGCTCGAGGCGGTCAGGGCGCTGCGGCCACGCCTGCGCGAGCTGTGGGCCGTCGACACCGAGGGCGCGGTCGAGCTGGTCAACGCGCTGCTCGCCGAGGCGGACGCCCTGCCCCAGCTCGTGCGGCACGACGGGTGGTCCTGGCACCTGCACGCGACCCCGCCCGAGGCACCCCTGGCGACGCGGATGGCGGTCGAGGCGGCGATGGCGATGGTCGACGTGCTGCGCGCCGACGAGCTCGAGCGGCTGCGCACGTGTGCGGCCGACGACTGCGAGGACGTGGTGGTCGACCTGTCCAAGAACCGGTCGAAGCGCTACTGCGACGGCGGCTGCGGCAACCGCGCCAACGTCGCCGCCTACCGCGCGAGGAAGGCCGCGACCGACTGA
- a CDS encoding arsenate reductase ArsC produces the protein MSVEPNDRVESNDRVEWSERSAAAAPSEGSRPSVLFVCVHNAGRSQMAAAYLTHLSGGAVEVRSAGSAPGAHVNPSAVAAMAEEGIDISAEQPKILTTQAVQVSDVVITMGCGDTCPYFPGKRYEDWVLDDPAGQGIEAVRPIRDEIRSRVLTLLGELGVDQAV, from the coding sequence ATGAGCGTCGAGCCGAACGACCGCGTCGAGTCGAACGACCGCGTCGAGTGGAGCGAGCGGTCTGCCGCGGCGGCTCCGAGCGAGGGGTCGCGGCCCAGCGTCTTGTTCGTCTGCGTCCACAACGCGGGGCGGTCCCAGATGGCTGCCGCCTACCTGACGCACCTGTCCGGGGGAGCGGTCGAGGTGCGGTCGGCTGGCTCTGCCCCGGGCGCCCACGTCAACCCCTCGGCCGTCGCCGCGATGGCCGAGGAGGGCATCGACATCTCGGCCGAGCAGCCGAAGATCCTGACGACCCAGGCGGTGCAGGTGTCCGATGTCGTCATCACGATGGGGTGCGGCGACACCTGTCCCTACTTCCCGGGGAAGCGGTACGAGGACTGGGTGCTCGACGACCCGGCCGGTCAGGGGATCGAGGCGGTCCGCCCCATCCGGGACGAGATCAGGTCACGCGTCCTGACCCTGCTGGGCGAGCTCGGCGTCGATCAGGCGGTCTGA
- the pth gene encoding aminoacyl-tRNA hydrolase encodes MSADGTWLVVGLGNPGPTYAGNRHNVGAMVVDELARRGSASLTKHKARAVAATIRIGMLPGGAPGPRAVVGVPLSYMNESGGPVKALMSFFSVDPDHLVVIHDELDIPAGEVRLKKGGGEGGHNGLRSISSSLGTKDYLRVRVGIGRPPGRMDAADFVLRDFSPTERKELPFLLDSAADAAEMIVTEGLQTAQQKFHSPA; translated from the coding sequence GTGAGTGCAGACGGGACGTGGCTGGTGGTCGGGCTCGGGAACCCCGGACCGACGTACGCGGGGAACCGCCACAACGTGGGCGCCATGGTGGTCGACGAGCTGGCCCGTCGGGGCTCGGCCTCGCTCACCAAGCACAAGGCGCGGGCCGTCGCAGCGACCATCAGGATCGGCATGCTGCCCGGTGGTGCGCCCGGGCCGCGCGCGGTCGTCGGGGTGCCGCTGTCCTACATGAACGAGTCCGGCGGACCGGTGAAGGCGCTGATGTCGTTCTTCTCCGTCGACCCCGACCACCTCGTGGTGATCCACGACGAGCTCGACATCCCCGCGGGGGAGGTCCGCCTCAAGAAGGGCGGCGGTGAGGGCGGCCACAACGGACTGCGCTCGATCAGCTCCTCGCTCGGCACCAAGGACTACCTGCGCGTGCGCGTCGGCATCGGGCGCCCGCCCGGTCGCATGGACGCCGCCGACTTCGTCCTGCGCGACTTCTCGCCGACCGAGCGCAAGGAGCTGCCGTTCCTGCTGGACAGCGCCGCCGACGCCGCCGAGATGATCGTGACCGAGGGCCTGCAGACCGCCCAGCAGAAGTTCCACAGCCCGGCCTGA
- a CDS encoding ribose-phosphate diphosphokinase — translation MTGILKTTEKNLMVFTGRAHPGLAEEVASMLGTELVPTSAYDFANGEIYVRYEESVRGSDAFVIQSHTAPLNEAIMEQLIMIDALKRASAKRITVVLPFYGYARQDKKHRGREPISARLMADLFKTAGANRLMAVDLHTAQIQGFFDGPVDHLMALPILSEYVREKYGHEKLAVVSPDAGRIKVAEQWSERLGHAPLAFIHKTRDINRPNETVANRVVGEVKGRICVLVDDMIDTGGTITKAADALMADGAAGVVIAATHAILSGPAIERLKACTAQEVIVTNTLPIDDAHDFDKLTTLSIAPLISRAIQEVFEDGSVTSLFDGHA, via the coding sequence GTGACCGGCATCCTCAAGACCACCGAGAAGAACCTGATGGTCTTCACCGGCCGGGCGCACCCCGGTCTGGCCGAGGAGGTCGCGAGCATGCTCGGGACCGAGCTCGTGCCGACCAGCGCGTACGACTTCGCCAACGGCGAGATCTACGTGCGGTACGAGGAGTCGGTGCGTGGCTCGGACGCGTTCGTCATCCAGAGCCACACCGCCCCGCTCAACGAGGCGATCATGGAGCAGCTCATCATGATCGACGCGCTCAAGCGCGCCTCCGCCAAGCGGATCACCGTGGTGCTGCCGTTCTACGGGTACGCCCGCCAGGACAAGAAGCACCGCGGCCGCGAGCCGATCTCGGCCCGCCTCATGGCCGACCTGTTCAAGACAGCCGGGGCGAACCGCCTCATGGCCGTCGACCTGCACACCGCACAGATCCAGGGCTTCTTCGACGGTCCGGTGGACCACCTCATGGCGCTGCCGATCCTGTCGGAGTACGTCCGCGAGAAGTACGGCCACGAGAAGCTGGCTGTCGTCTCGCCCGACGCCGGTCGGATCAAGGTCGCCGAGCAGTGGTCCGAGCGCCTCGGCCACGCGCCGCTGGCCTTCATCCACAAGACGCGCGACATCAACCGGCCCAACGAGACCGTCGCCAACCGCGTCGTCGGTGAGGTCAAGGGCCGCATCTGCGTGCTCGTCGACGACATGATCGACACCGGTGGCACGATCACCAAGGCGGCCGACGCGCTGATGGCCGACGGGGCCGCAGGGGTCGTCATCGCGGCGACGCACGCCATCTTGTCCGGCCCGGCGATCGAGCGGCTCAAGGCCTGCACCGCGCAGGAGGTCATCGTGACCAACACGCTGCCGATCGACGACGCCCACGACTTCGACAAGCTCACGACGCTGTCGATCGCCCCGCTCATCAGCCGGGCGATCCAGGAGGTCTTCGAGGACGGCTCGGTGACGAGCCTGTTCGACGGCCACGCCTGA
- the glmU gene encoding bifunctional UDP-N-acetylglucosamine diphosphorylase/glucosamine-1-phosphate N-acetyltransferase GlmU, producing MNVPHGTPRLAAVIVLAAGEGTRMKSSTPKVLHRIGGRTLVGHAIAAARAAQPEHLAVVVRHERDLVAAHVTEVDASAVIADQDEVKGTGRATECALDVLPADLDGTVLVTYGDVPLLAGDTLVSLLAEHVGSGSAATVITAHLSDPTGYGRILRDADGGVEGIVEQKDATDEQRAITEINSGIYAFDAAVLREALAKVGTDNAQGEKYLTDVLAIARGAGGRVSAHLIEDLWQTEGVNDRVQLARLGKELNRRTTERWMREGVTIIDPDTTWIDTDVTIGRDATVLPGTQLLGATTIGARAVIGPDSTLTDTEVGEDAEVKRTEAVLAVIGAGATVGPFSYLRPGTELGAKGKIGGFVETKNAKIADGAKVPHLTYAGDVTIGEGANIGAGTIFANYDGVAKHHTTIGRHSFVGSNSVLVAPVTIADGAYVGAGSAVTGDVEPGQISVARGRQRNIDGWVARARAGTKTDAAAKAAQDAQAPTRHTDNSTEGQGQA from the coding sequence GTGAACGTCCCCCACGGCACCCCCAGGCTCGCTGCAGTCATCGTCCTCGCCGCAGGTGAGGGCACCCGGATGAAGTCCTCGACCCCCAAGGTCCTGCACCGGATCGGGGGTCGGACCCTCGTCGGGCACGCGATCGCCGCGGCCCGCGCGGCGCAGCCGGAGCACCTCGCGGTCGTCGTCCGGCACGAGCGCGACCTCGTCGCGGCGCACGTCACCGAGGTCGACGCCTCCGCGGTCATCGCCGACCAGGACGAGGTCAAGGGCACCGGCCGCGCGACCGAGTGCGCTCTCGACGTGCTCCCCGCCGACCTCGACGGCACGGTCCTCGTGACGTATGGCGACGTGCCCCTGCTCGCGGGCGACACCTTGGTGTCGCTGCTGGCCGAGCACGTGGGCTCCGGCAGCGCTGCGACCGTGATCACCGCGCACCTGTCCGACCCGACCGGGTACGGCCGCATCCTGCGTGACGCCGACGGCGGCGTCGAGGGGATCGTCGAGCAGAAGGACGCCACCGACGAGCAGCGGGCGATCACCGAGATCAACTCGGGGATCTACGCGTTCGACGCTGCGGTGCTGCGCGAGGCCCTCGCGAAGGTCGGGACCGACAACGCGCAGGGCGAGAAGTACCTCACCGACGTCCTTGCCATCGCGCGCGGCGCCGGCGGTCGGGTCAGCGCCCACCTCATCGAGGACCTGTGGCAGACCGAGGGCGTGAACGACCGCGTCCAGCTCGCCCGGCTCGGCAAGGAGCTCAACCGCCGCACGACCGAGCGCTGGATGCGCGAGGGCGTCACGATCATCGACCCCGACACCACGTGGATCGACACCGACGTGACCATCGGCCGCGACGCGACCGTCCTGCCCGGGACCCAGCTGCTCGGCGCGACCACCATCGGCGCCCGCGCGGTCATCGGCCCGGACTCCACGCTCACCGACACCGAGGTGGGTGAGGACGCCGAGGTCAAGCGCACCGAGGCCGTGCTGGCCGTCATCGGCGCTGGTGCCACCGTGGGTCCGTTCAGCTACCTGCGCCCCGGCACCGAGCTCGGAGCCAAGGGCAAGATCGGCGGCTTCGTCGAGACGAAGAACGCCAAGATCGCCGACGGCGCGAAGGTCCCGCACCTCACGTATGCCGGCGACGTCACCATCGGTGAGGGCGCCAACATCGGTGCCGGCACGATCTTCGCCAACTACGACGGGGTCGCCAAGCACCACACGACGATCGGCAGGCACAGCTTCGTCGGCTCGAACTCGGTGCTCGTCGCACCGGTGACCATCGCCGACGGCGCGTACGTCGGCGCCGGGTCGGCCGTGACCGGCGACGTCGAGCCCGGGCAGATCTCGGTCGCCCGCGGCCGGCAGCGCAACATCGACGGCTGGGTCGCCCGCGCCCGCGCAGGCACGAAGACCGACGCCGCCGCGAAGGCGGCCCAGGACGCGCAGGCGCCCACGCGGCATACCGACAACTCCACGGAAGGGCAGGGCCAGGCGTGA
- a CDS encoding VOC family protein → MTSRLTELCVDAHDPLQLARFWAGVLGRQLSDAPGDGVALQADDEPGFPIRFLPSDQPKTGPNQVHFDLTSTSLADQQAIVARALELGGRHLDIGQLPEEGHVVLADPEGNEFCVIEPGNSFLAGTATIGALSSDGSQAVGYFWSRAMDWPLVWDQDEETAIQSPRGGSKISWGGPPVAEKHGKNRVHFNLRATDGDSASELARLGSLGASTAGTGQCGEGWTAMTDPDGNEFCLRAETSRLPG, encoded by the coding sequence ATGACGAGCAGGTTGACCGAGCTCTGCGTGGACGCCCACGACCCACTCCAGCTCGCCCGCTTCTGGGCCGGCGTCCTCGGGCGCCAGCTGTCCGACGCGCCGGGTGACGGCGTGGCGCTGCAGGCTGACGACGAGCCGGGCTTCCCCATCCGGTTCCTGCCCTCGGACCAGCCGAAGACGGGGCCGAACCAAGTGCACTTCGACCTGACCAGCACCTCGCTCGCGGACCAGCAGGCGATCGTGGCCCGGGCGCTGGAGCTCGGGGGGCGGCACCTCGACATCGGCCAGCTCCCCGAGGAGGGCCACGTGGTGCTGGCCGACCCGGAGGGGAACGAGTTCTGCGTCATCGAGCCGGGCAACAGCTTCCTCGCAGGCACCGCCACCATCGGGGCCCTGTCGTCGGACGGCTCGCAGGCCGTGGGGTACTTCTGGAGCAGGGCGATGGACTGGCCACTCGTGTGGGATCAGGACGAGGAGACGGCCATCCAGTCACCGCGAGGTGGTTCCAAGATCTCCTGGGGCGGACCGCCGGTGGCCGAGAAGCACGGGAAGAACCGCGTGCACTTCAACCTCCGCGCCACGGACGGTGACTCCGCGTCCGAGCTGGCGCGACTCGGCTCGCTCGGTGCGAGCACCGCCGGGACCGGCCAGTGCGGCGAGGGCTGGACCGCCATGACCGATCCGGACGGCAACGAGTTCTGCCTGCGCGCCGAAACCTCTCGGCTCCCCGGGTAG
- a CDS encoding HNH endonuclease signature motif containing protein codes for MTSTPRVATLTANGFGRPVVTSASVARQVLAHAAVDRLWTLEDEDVAEALGVLGEVVAAARAQFVAVLAEAKERGLGTGQGWGQVDWVRAVAPSLTTRDVLDSEVVAQVLAATQAPTAPDLRLEAVVDAVSDASSPVPEVRAGALSVTKAAQLCRFHRGIRGLAEPGWLAQSTAGLLGGARGDRGWDEKTLATGLRRTADLARSEGSVERDAQVRREHRSLVKGPGPVGMWRYTLMLDEEGAAVVDAAVDALARPARDTGTGELDVRTPAARRADALLDLVVRAVGAPEGVPRQAKTSLVVTVPLEVLAQRCRGAGMTLQGQDLSVGVVRRLACDAQVVPVVLGTAGEVLDQGMARRLFDRAQIRHLWLRDGGCTFPGCSRPAAWSDAHHLVHWADGGPTDLGNAALLCRAHHTVVHTYRYAGKVRHEPGSKPWVEWDMTIGSYDQALHESRNREHDGAHDSTRSSRPEQRRSLPGSLPATG; via the coding sequence ATGACGTCCACACCGAGGGTTGCGACTCTCACCGCCAACGGCTTCGGCCGTCCGGTGGTGACGAGTGCGTCGGTGGCGCGACAGGTGCTGGCCCATGCTGCTGTCGACCGGCTCTGGACGCTGGAGGACGAGGATGTGGCCGAGGCCCTCGGAGTGCTCGGCGAGGTCGTGGCGGCAGCTCGTGCGCAGTTCGTCGCCGTGCTGGCCGAGGCCAAGGAGCGCGGGCTCGGCACGGGTCAGGGCTGGGGCCAGGTCGACTGGGTCCGGGCCGTGGCGCCGTCGCTGACGACCCGCGACGTGCTCGACTCGGAGGTGGTCGCCCAGGTGCTTGCGGCCACGCAGGCCCCGACGGCTCCGGACCTTCGACTCGAGGCCGTCGTCGATGCGGTCTCGGACGCGTCTTCTCCTGTGCCGGAGGTCCGTGCTGGCGCTTTGTCGGTGACCAAGGCGGCGCAGCTGTGCAGGTTCCACCGGGGGATCCGTGGTCTGGCCGAGCCGGGGTGGTTGGCGCAGTCGACGGCAGGGCTCCTGGGAGGGGCTCGGGGTGATCGCGGGTGGGATGAGAAGACGTTGGCGACCGGGTTGCGGCGCACGGCCGACCTGGCTCGGTCCGAGGGGTCGGTGGAGCGGGACGCGCAGGTGCGGCGGGAGCACCGGTCGCTGGTGAAGGGGCCGGGTCCGGTCGGGATGTGGCGGTACACGCTCATGTTGGACGAGGAGGGTGCTGCGGTCGTGGATGCTGCGGTCGACGCGTTGGCGAGGCCGGCCCGGGACACCGGCACCGGGGAGCTGGACGTGCGGACCCCGGCTGCGCGGCGTGCGGATGCGTTGTTGGACCTGGTCGTGCGGGCGGTGGGCGCCCCGGAGGGGGTGCCGAGGCAGGCGAAGACGTCGCTGGTGGTGACGGTGCCGTTGGAGGTGTTGGCGCAGCGGTGTCGTGGTGCGGGGATGACGCTGCAGGGTCAGGACCTGAGCGTGGGCGTCGTCCGGCGCCTTGCGTGTGATGCGCAGGTCGTGCCGGTGGTGCTCGGCACGGCGGGGGAGGTGCTGGACCAAGGCATGGCGCGCAGGTTGTTCGACCGGGCCCAGATCCGCCATCTGTGGCTGCGTGATGGTGGGTGCACGTTCCCGGGGTGCTCGAGGCCGGCGGCCTGGTCTGATGCTCATCACCTGGTCCACTGGGCCGATGGTGGCCCGACCGACCTGGGCAATGCGGCGTTGTTGTGTCGGGCGCACCACACGGTCGTGCACACCTACCGGTACGCGGGGAAGGTCCGTCACGAACCGGGCAGCAAGCCTTGGGTCGAGTGGGACATGACCATCGGCTCCTACGACCAGGCGCTGCACGAGTCCCGCAACCGAGAACACGACGGCGCTCACGACAGCACCCGGAGTAGTCGACCAGAACAGCGGCGAAGTCTGCCCGGCTCCCTGCCCGCCACAGGGTGA
- a CDS encoding TetR/AcrR family transcriptional regulator, whose protein sequence is MTGKQRREQLIVVGRKLFADKGFEGTTVEEIAAKANVSKPVVYEHFGGKEGLYAVVVDREIAALLGGITGALTADLNSRETLERAASALLDYIESSTDGFRILVRDSPPGQSTGSFASLMSDVASQVEHILAAEFKRRKLDPKTAPLYAQMLVGMVALTGQWWLDSRKMKKADVAAHLVNLAWNGLANLEDKPGLAIARST, encoded by the coding sequence ATGACCGGCAAGCAGCGCCGTGAGCAGCTCATCGTCGTGGGCCGGAAGCTGTTCGCGGACAAGGGTTTCGAGGGGACGACGGTCGAGGAGATCGCAGCCAAGGCGAATGTCTCCAAGCCGGTGGTCTACGAGCACTTCGGGGGCAAGGAAGGCCTGTATGCCGTCGTCGTCGACCGTGAGATCGCTGCCCTCCTGGGCGGCATCACGGGCGCCCTGACCGCCGACCTCAACAGCCGCGAGACGCTGGAGCGCGCGGCGAGCGCCCTGCTCGACTACATCGAGAGCTCCACCGACGGGTTCCGGATCCTCGTGCGCGACAGCCCTCCCGGCCAGTCGACCGGGTCCTTCGCGAGCCTGATGTCCGACGTCGCCAGCCAGGTCGAGCACATCCTCGCTGCCGAGTTCAAGCGCCGGAAGCTCGACCCGAAGACCGCGCCCCTCTACGCCCAGATGCTCGTCGGCATGGTCGCGCTCACCGGTCAGTGGTGGCTCGACTCGCGCAAGATGAAGAAGGCCGACGTGGCCGCCCACCTGGTCAACCTCGCCTGGAACGGCCTGGCCAACCTCGAGGACAAGCCTGGGCTCGCCATCGCGCGCTCGACGTAG
- a CDS encoding metalloregulator ArsR/SmtB family transcription factor — protein MTTTTAAPASTIDSDACCGTPPATLPREDALAMATLLKAVADPVRLQLLEIIRSSPRHEACVCDMTEAVGVSQPTVSHHLKVLTEAGLLTRERRGTWAWFTLVPERLGDIRSIFD, from the coding sequence GTGACGACCACCACCGCAGCACCGGCGAGCACCATCGACTCCGACGCCTGCTGCGGCACGCCGCCTGCCACCCTGCCGCGTGAGGACGCGCTCGCGATGGCGACGCTCCTCAAGGCGGTCGCCGATCCGGTCCGCCTCCAGCTCCTCGAGATCATCCGCAGCTCGCCGCGGCACGAGGCCTGCGTCTGCGACATGACGGAGGCGGTCGGCGTCTCGCAGCCGACGGTCAGCCACCACCTCAAGGTCCTCACCGAGGCGGGGCTGCTGACCCGCGAACGCCGCGGCACCTGGGCGTGGTTCACCCTCGTGCCCGAGCGACTCGGCGACATCCGCAGCATCTTCGACTGA
- a CDS encoding 50S ribosomal protein L25/general stress protein Ctc translates to MSDTNLTLNAEKRTQFGKGAARKIRRDHKIPAVMYGHGAEPVHITLPGHETMMALKTANALLTIVIDGDEQLALAKDVQRDAIKPVIEHVDLVVVRKGEKVTVDVPVHIEGEAAPETVVTLDSQTLQLEVEATHIPENVVVSVEGLEAGTQIKASDVTLPRGATLVVDEETLVVNITQQISQEELEAELAEAEEEAGIEREESDEDAAAAEGDSEGAEGESTDGEKADSEDA, encoded by the coding sequence GTGTCTGACACCAACCTCACGCTCAACGCCGAGAAGCGCACGCAGTTCGGCAAGGGCGCGGCGCGCAAGATCCGCCGCGACCACAAGATCCCCGCCGTCATGTACGGCCACGGCGCCGAGCCGGTGCACATCACCCTCCCCGGCCACGAGACGATGATGGCGCTCAAGACCGCCAACGCCCTGCTCACCATCGTCATCGACGGTGACGAGCAGCTCGCCCTGGCCAAGGACGTGCAGCGCGACGCCATCAAGCCGGTCATCGAGCACGTCGACCTCGTCGTCGTCCGCAAGGGCGAGAAGGTCACCGTCGACGTGCCGGTGCACATCGAGGGCGAGGCCGCTCCCGAGACCGTCGTCACGCTGGACTCGCAGACCCTGCAGCTCGAGGTCGAGGCCACGCACATCCCCGAGAACGTCGTCGTCTCCGTCGAGGGCCTCGAAGCCGGCACGCAGATCAAGGCGTCCGACGTCACCCTGCCGCGCGGCGCCACGCTGGTCGTCGACGAGGAGACGCTCGTCGTGAACATCACCCAGCAGATCTCCCAGGAGGAGCTCGAGGCCGAGCTCGCCGAGGCCGAGGAGGAGGCCGGTATCGAGCGCGAGGAGTCCGACGAGGACGCCGCCGCTGCCGAGGGCGACTCCGAGGGTGCCGAGGGCGAGTCCACGGACGGCGAGAAGGCCGACTCCGAGGACGCCTGA
- the arsB gene encoding ACR3 family arsenite efflux transporter, with protein sequence MSTTTPTSAHHDETTGRLSTLDRLLPVWIGLAMVAGLLLGRLVPGLGEALSAVEVDGVSLPIAVGLLVMMYPVLAKVRYDRLDSVTGDRRLLLGSLVLNWVLGPALMFALAWIFLPDLPAYRTGLIIVGLARCIAMVVIWNDLACGDREAAAVLVALNSIFQVFAFALLGWFYLSVLPGWLGLSQTGIDASTWDIARSVLIFLGVPLVLGFLSRRLGEKRRGRDWYEASFLPRVGPWALYGLLFTIVVLFALQGEAITSNPLDVARIALPLLVYFAVMWLGGFALGAGLGLGYARTTTLAFTAAGNNFELAIAVAIATFGATSGQALAGVVGPLIEVPALVALVYVSLALRRRFTATPSRKVHP encoded by the coding sequence GTGAGCACCACCACGCCCACCTCCGCCCACCACGACGAGACGACCGGTCGCCTGTCGACGCTGGACCGCCTGCTGCCCGTGTGGATCGGACTGGCCATGGTGGCCGGCCTCCTGCTGGGCCGCCTCGTGCCGGGCCTGGGTGAGGCCCTGTCCGCCGTCGAGGTCGACGGGGTGTCCCTGCCGATCGCGGTGGGACTGCTCGTGATGATGTACCCGGTCCTGGCGAAGGTCCGCTACGACCGGCTCGACTCGGTCACGGGCGACCGGCGGCTGCTCCTCGGTTCGCTGGTGCTCAACTGGGTGCTCGGACCGGCGCTGATGTTCGCGCTGGCCTGGATCTTCCTGCCGGACCTGCCGGCGTACCGCACGGGTCTGATCATCGTGGGCCTCGCCCGATGCATCGCGATGGTCGTCATCTGGAACGACCTCGCCTGCGGCGACCGTGAGGCCGCGGCCGTGCTGGTGGCGCTGAACTCGATCTTCCAGGTCTTCGCATTCGCCCTCCTCGGCTGGTTCTACCTGTCGGTGCTGCCCGGCTGGTTGGGCCTGTCGCAGACCGGGATCGACGCCTCCACGTGGGACATCGCGCGCTCGGTACTGATCTTCCTGGGGGTGCCGCTGGTGCTCGGTTTCCTCTCCCGCCGCCTGGGGGAGAAGCGCCGCGGGCGGGACTGGTATGAAGCGAGCTTCCTTCCGCGCGTCGGTCCCTGGGCGCTGTACGGCCTGCTCTTCACCATCGTCGTCCTGTTCGCGCTCCAGGGGGAGGCGATCACCTCCAACCCCCTCGACGTCGCCCGGATCGCCCTGCCGCTGCTGGTCTACTTCGCGGTGATGTGGCTCGGCGGGTTCGCCCTCGGGGCGGGCCTCGGTCTCGGGTACGCCCGCACCACGACGCTGGCGTTCACCGCTGCCGGCAACAACTTCGAGCTGGCGATCGCCGTCGCCATCGCCACGTTCGGCGCGACGTCCGGTCAGGCCCTCGCGGGAGTTGTCGGCCCCCTCATCGAGGTGCCGGCGCTCGTCGCACTCGTCTACGTCAGCCTTGCCCTGCGCCGCCGCTTCACCGCCACCCCGAGCCGAAAGGTCCACCCATGA